A segment of the Necator americanus strain Aroian chromosome IV, whole genome shotgun sequence genome:
agcaccattcttcgttCCAGTTCGCGATAGTTCCGcttcgattccagccgctatCTCTACCGccccgcttcaagcgcaaccgcttacgcgagtacatttcgttttgattgGACTCTGTCAAAAGCCATCAGAGATGATGCCTTCCGTTGTTTTATTGTTCTTAATACTCCCAATATTGACATTTTGAGCTACTATTACGAAAAtaatatgaaggaaaaaagcaaaaaaatatacCTTGTAAAGAAGTAGAGCTACGACCAAGGCACCAGCGCTAGGTGGTACGTTCTCGATTTTTTCGATGACCACAGTTGGCATGTGTAGAAACCGCAAAAGTGCTATGACATCGACaccgctaaaaaaaaacatgggtAGTCTGATCCTTCGAGTAAACTGTGCGCACAACATAAGAAAATTGGCAATACCTTTACTAAGAActcaagaattaaaaaaaaaaactatagggATTTGCACAAGATAGTTTGAACAGTGAACCCTTAGAACACTCACAAATGCGCTATCGCGTACATGCCTCCAAACCAAAGAGTGCTCGATACCATATGAGCAGGGACTGCGATATACCAATAACGTTTTAGATAGTACTTTATTTTACCGAACATTGTTTTGGGATGTTCCTCCtgaattttgaaatgttgAGATAAAAGACCAATCAAAAAGTTGTATCAACCCACCTCGCTCATTTCTTTgatcttttgtttcttctcctctttttgcTCTTCTGTCATAGTCATATGGAACGGCCATTTCGACTTTCCCTTTTCCTTAACGCGTAGTAAGATAGTAAGTAGTAAGATTCTTATGGAACAAAACCAAAGTCATTAGAGAGCCTGATAGAAGTTGTGTGAAAGTCGTAAACCCACCTGCTCATTAGAGAGCCTGATGGAAGTTGTGTGAAAAGCAGCAGCTGATCGATAAACAGAGGAATACAGAAATTTGTTTGAGAAACAAACTTTGTTGCAAGATAATACTGAAGCTTGGCCAAGTCTTGATAGTGATACCAAGGAGCTTCGTCCACATCTCCACAAGTTGAACATCAACCCGAAAATCACCATTAATATGTAAAGTTAAAAAGATAGAGAGTAAAAGACGACTAAACCTAGAGCATCGTATGGTAATCCAGTAGTCTTTTACTTTCTATCTCTAGAAAATAGCCTTAAAAAAACATAGCCTTAGTCCTTTCAGCACGTTTTCCCTTCAAATTATGTACATTTGCAGGTAAAGGCAAAGTTTACTTCATCATTCGTACATTAATTAGAATGAAACTAATTAGGCCTGCTACAGAATTGCTACGATTCGTGACGTTCCAATCGATACTGTATAGCAGAGATTAAAGTGGTTCAGCAACATGTAAGGAACTTCAACAATACGGTTCTTAGCgatataataaaatacaaaatagcGATACTAGAGGTAAAATAGCGATACTAGAGACATACAAATCACCAAGTTATCAAATTGATCGATAACAAACTATGTCGCTTCACTCGCATTCTTATCATTGCCCTTGAAACTTTGAATTTCGTTACACGTGCAGAAACCGATTGGTTTTTTGAGGAGTGTACACTGCTAATCCAAAAGTTGGAAGTGGTTCCTACTGTCCAGATTGCTGTTTCTCGTTTCACACAACTACGCGCTCCTTTCTTTGGTTTGGAATACACAGCTGCTTCATCAAGAGAAGTTTCAGATCCAAAGGAGCATCCCTACTCATGTCAAATTATTCCTTGGATCAACGCCCGCTtaaagtaacaaaaacatCGATTACTTGCAGGTGCAAGAAGCAGAGTGCGgcgaatttattattttattagagtattattatattagtactattatttatttttattagagTATTATTACAGTAGTAGAGGGCACTTTAACAAGCGAATACAAACGGTTGCATCCTCATTTCCAATGTCGAAGGCTGTTCTAACACGGATGTGACGAGTGAAGCGAAAACTAGTCGCTACCCCTATGTGCCTTGGCGCCTACCTTTGACTGTTCCATGGTCGAGTCAGAACGACATAGAGCTCGGTTAAGTTGCGTCAGCCTTCACtagaagcgatgcggtggagcgtagcggttgggatcgagatgggaccacgtcgaactgcagcgatgattgCTGCTATCAAGTGCCCCCCTCGATCCGAACTGCTGCGCTCCACGACAACGTCACCACCTCaggcgcttacgcaaatgcaccgacCTTCATGACTTTTTGTTCCGACTATGGACGCGTACTATATTGCTGAACGCATGGTCATCTCTGACAGACTCACAGCGAAAGAACCCAAACCTGAAAGTTGTGACTCAGATGTGGTGAACGATCGAACAACCGCTACATTAAAGGCACTGCATATTCGATAGGGGTGCTATTTTCAATGTATCCTGGCCCAGTTTGGAACCAACGAGTCCGCGTTACTTCTGgtccactttaaaaaaaatcgcacaATCATCATCCATTAGATAGTAACCTCATGATTAAATGGCTTCCATTCCAACTCACACAGACTCTCGTTTGTACGGGACTTTCGTTCCGTCACCATGTCGTAGAGCTCACCGCTCGGACTCCCGTGTTACATATAAGACAAGATCTTTTCACATTAAAAGCTTCTTTAATTAAAACAAGTACGGCTCCAAAGAAAGGTCCGACGATTGACTAATTCTTTTAGTTCTGCGTTACTGCTTTCATTCATTATTAAGTACGCTGTTGTAATGCAAAAATTCAATGTCAGCTACCACTGCTactgtaaaacaaaaagacgAAAATTGGAAGtaatgtttttgtgaaaataataataataatttatatttaaaaatttacaataataatttataatttaactccataatttatatttaaaaaaacactgtaacACCCTTAGAACACAAGATTCATAACCCACAAGCAGTAAATTGATTACAGACACCTGTATTGAAGGGTGAGAGTAAGTCAAAACCCACACACCTTAGGGGAAACGAGATGTGACTGTGATATTTTGAAGAGACATCTAATACGGAGGAGGCCGTAACACTGGAAacatgctttaaaaaatccgTTCATGTACAGCAACATCGCAATAAAACATCCAGAAACAACGCAGAAAAACAATATCACATATCAAGAAAAAcggaattgaaataaattaatcaTTGTTTCAAATATGGAAACAAACGCGTATTTCTAGAAATCAAAAGAGAAGGATTCTAAATCTCTACGAATAAATTAATGAGTGATCTCCGACTTCTGCTTGATAGCATAGTATAGAGCTGCAACACATAAAAACAAGGCTACCGTTTCTGAGGAAACAAAAGGCTTTCGTGTAAGGCCCTGAAACAAGCAAATATGAAAGCCGGTGTTAAAAATGGTATATGAAGCGTAAGGCGAAGAACTCACCGGATGGTAATGGTCGATAGTGAACAACGGGGCAGTATTAGGATCCTTAAAGAATTGAAACATTATGGGAGATAAGGAAAAATCCATCTCGGATAAAACACCACTATCGCACAAACAAAGAACTGACCTTTCTATAAGAAGCAATACCATCTTCGTCAAAGATCTTAATGGCAAATGTTTGAGCGTCAGACTGGTCGTGCTCCTGAGCCCACGAAACCTAATAACAAaaggatagaaataaaaatacaacaaatattCAAAGGAATCTATcagattttcaagaaatcaatgaaatctAAGCACTTATACTTTCACGTTGTTCACACATTCCACAAAATTGCTTCTTAGGATTGTCAGTACAATAGAATTCAAGGAGTAACAAGCGACGAAGAGTCCAAAAACGTGCAGTGCAATTCCTACACTAACTTAAAAATAGTTATCCGAATTAGGCATAACTAAAAGAAGTGGAATAAAGGAAAGAGGGAAATTGCAATAAAGACTAAACGAATCAAAGAAGAGAATCTATCCAATCAAGAAGCTTTGGCAATTTCCCATCTAATAAGCAATATTCGCTTCTAATTTTACGTAATGTAAAAACATTCACCACTTTCAAATCTTCCTGAATTCAATCTTTCCTAAGAATCAGGAAAATCTCAGAAATAGATCTTAGATTGTTTAAGATATGATAGCAAAGTGGTTCAAAAACACTATTCGAAGTATATGACTATGCCCAACTAATCCTAACCAAACAAATATAATACTAACACTAATGTTAACTAATAGTAACGTAGGTAATAATGATACCGCATGATCAAAACGGTGTCCCTAAGAGACCTCCTCTCAGATAGTAATCGCGACGCTATTTCACAACatcctcaaatttttgaagatgagATCGCTAGCTCAGGATTATGCTTCGCAATCCAGCGTAAtgttccattattttttttatttgctgtgATTTCCTTCATATTTGGTGGGCTCATCAAGAATTAACTAGTGTAGAATTACGCCATATCTATTAGaatccgtttttttaaagacgttTAGAGACTAAAACCGACACAATGCATTGAAACTTCGTTGTTGGGAAAAGCTTACATATTTGATCTACAACCTTTAACATACTCAGACGTAAAATTACCTGATATTTTGCGGTCTCCACCGAAACTGCAACACTGTAGATGTTGCCGTTCACCACAGCGAAGAATGGAGCATCCTAGATGTCagattccaataaaaaaaataaaaatgattgtgaagcagaaaacaacaaataaaagggaaaaaaaagagaagaactcATACCTTTACACTGTTACTGCACTGAAGTGTGAATTCTGCGATGAAAGTTGtgtggaaatggaaaaacCCGTCAGTGGTAGAAAAAGATGTTGCCGAATGTTTCGGTGACTCACATTTGAAAgctgaaatagaaatttattagGAAGAGGTGCCTTCAAAAACCAGCATAAAGTCAAATCCTTCAATTAATTCAACaactttcacttttgaatAGTTGAGTATAGTAAATAAAgaacagcgacgaatggattgattctgtgccagcattaggctgcccgcagagtcgAGAACCGCGCGgttgtgaactctgcgggcagccttaggGGATAATATCaccccgccgattaagtcaagcaagtcaaataaaaagaaaaggaaacacatTAGCATTTAGAGAAGTTCGAGTACCCTGTTCTGGTCAATCAAATCTTAATCTGTCACAATCATTTTAATCTGTTTTGGTCTGGCACACCTTGCACTATTGATAAGgcatttctagaaaatgtggaaaaatccTGGAAGAGGAAAAAGGTGCTACCCACTGTTTTCGTCGTTTTAGCTAAACCCGTATCTATATGCACCTGTGAATCTATATTTATGTCAGTGTGAAACCACGTATACACCTCGAGAAATATAGGGTTTGCGGCCACGAGGCTGGCGATGCCCATCGTGGTGCTTCGCTGTGTTTTTGTTAATGACAATAATTGTACTAACGATGTCGTCAGTGAGGGCGGTCACAACTACTAATATACTTTAATCGCAACACAGATCAACGACAACAATAGAATGTTTAAAGGTAGGTAAAAATATTGGTAACTCAAACGAAGGGATAATGAGTAGATATGTTGAATAAGAGAGAAATTCATTGTTGAGATCGATATTTATTAATCGTTGTCATCGCCGGAGATGAAAAAAGCCACACACTCGGGTttaaacgacctgaagcctgAAGCCGATATTTGTAAGCGGTTGCGATagaggtgagaccatcgctAACTCCAATCGGACTCTAGACTAATATCTGATTGTGTCACCGcaagcgcaaccgcttttGGAATGTCACCAAGCTTCAGGTCATTCTGACATGACTGTAGTCGTCGAAAACTGCAGGAGCAGCCTAGcatcaaataaataagcgATGTTTAGCCAGCGCGAGCGATATGAGCTGCTTTCGACTTTGGTCGGTGATGCAACCAAACCAAAGTCTTACTGCTACTCCGAACAGTATCTTCTATCACAGTGAACGTGGGAATTAAAGGCAAAGCTGACTCTAATCATAAAAAAACACaccaagtgcagaagaagCCAGCGCAACCAGAAGGAGAGCCCACATCTTTTGGATTACCTGAAAACTTCGGGCAGACTTAAACCGTGATGACCATGCACCCTCAACAACAAGAACAGAATTCAACAGTTCAAAACCCTACGAGACCGCTTTAATACAGAACAACGGCCTATCtgtgaagaacaaaaatgaatgctAAAACGACTTCAACAGCGAGATAAACGCAAGGATGGGATACGGTGTTGGAAAACAAGGTGCCCTGGCTCCTGTCCAATTCGGTTGCTTGCAGTGCGACATTCTCCTATCCGGACCAGCAGCAAGCAAATCTGCTCCGTCCTTTAGGACAGTTCTGGTGATTAATCAACTTTTTGCTTTGTGGGTGGGTTGTGTATTtacattttagtttttctttgcttcaaaGCATTGTGAAATATTGATGTTGACATTCTGCGCGGATTTCGCAAGCTTGAGCGGAAGGCGGTCGTTACGGCCTCTCCCTATCGTCTAGCATGTTCGTTCGTCATGGAAACTTGTTTCAATGGCTTGTTGGCTAAAGTTGTTTCTTCTTCGATGTCTTACGTCTtcgctttatttattatacttGTCTTTTATGTTTGTACTATTCACTGCTACCTCtgtaaaaattgttgtttccGTGCATTAACGTTTGTTCTACATGAATTACTGTTGATCAGTCGTAGTAAACGATTTCATTTGCCTTACTAAATTCAATGCCTATGCCTTTCCATTGTAtatccattcttcttttttttaaacgtttgtTGGTGAAAATTTGGAGGCTTTTTCTATTTGCCAACAATATCCCTTGGAACAACAGAGCTTTCatgctttcatttttcgtttcctGTCGAAACATAGACACTTCGAATGGATCTTCACCAACTTCTTTTCCTGAAACATAGGGGCCGCTTGAGATCTTATATCTTGAAAGAATTGTCGTACTTTTCCTAAAGTCTACAAGGGCGATCAGCTGTTTTGTGATTTTGAGCTGTTCCCTTATATGTTCAACACCGGCAAATGGCTGTAATTGACTACTTATCACTTTGTTACAGATTCATTCTTCTGGAGTTCATGAGTGGCAATCAAGAAGTCAGGATACATGACGTTTGGAATTCTAATGTTGAAGAGGAGTTCGCTAAAATGCGGACTCTGATTGAGGTGTGTTTATTACCAATAGAATAGTTTCAcagttcatttattcactctTACGTATTTAGGACTATCCATTTGTTGCAATGGATACTGAGTTCCCGGGAGTGGTGGCAACTCCTCTCGGGACCTTTAAAAGTAAGGAGGACTTCAATTATCAACAGGTTTCCTGCAACGTTAACATGCTAAAACTGATTCAGGTTCGTTATTGCTTCCTTTTGTTTgttatccttttattctgtttttgtttggttatttctattatttttattttgagaaagGGATAACATAACGTCATACCTAACATTTGTTCTCTGAAAACATtctgtcttttcttctttgttcttgTCTTCCACACTTCATAAGTTCATAGGCAGCAAGAACACATCAATTACCAAGACTGTTATTAATTTCTCACTTTACTAGAATCTTTTACGTCTGTAGTGTGGCACACTCCGGTCTTGAAGAGGTTAACAGATCTTGTCCTTTTTGGACGTAGACGCCGATAAAGTTTCGATTAAGTGGCATGAGTTcaagttttgttcttttcttgtgCTCCATGGCCCTCTTTCCATGGGCATAAATTACAAATACATAAAATTTTTCGATCAAACTTCCATTGGGGAATTTTCATGCTTTTTCCTATTTAACCTGTGTCATTTGCTCACTTTCTATGTAAACGCTGTTTGTGGTGCTGGAAGAAACAATGATGGTCTCATTTGCCTAAGAACATCTCTTTGTAGTAACTGATACCTATCCAAAAAGACATGAGGTGCAAAACTAAATCGGTTGCAGCAAATTTCAGTATGACAACAGATTCACATTGTTGGGAAGATATGAAAATTAAGATTTTTAATCTTGCTGTGAATACATTTGATGGAATTCAAACTAAGGCTAAAAGTCGCCGAAATGGCGAATTCAGCTTTTCTAGTCCCAGAGTCAGGTGGCagaaatgtttcatttttccgtCCATCCTAACATAAAGAGATTCAGGCATCAGACAAAGGATCTATTTTCTCATGTCAAAGTTTTGTGGTCTAATTTGGCTTATAAATGAATGTCGATCATGTTGCAAAGTCCTGTTTTGCGCATAATCTTTTTACTACGGTTGatctcatcaaaaaaaaaaaaaaaaaaactcgagcAAAGCGATGACGTTCTTTTGTAACGGGAAAGCCTTCTTTCCTTCTGATTCTGTGTTTCTTTCCGATCCCCTCAGTTTACcgttctcacttttttcttactaaagTACTATTTAGTCTAGTGACAAACTTTGTGACAACTAGTCTAGTTCAATCATTTTATCAGGTCGGTTTTGCGCTTGTTGATGAAAAAGGCGAACTCCCTCCGACTGGTGACGTATGGCAGttcaattttcacttttcgctGACAGATGATATGTATTCGCAAGAAAGCGTTGAGATGCTCAGAGCCGCAGGAATCGACTTCAACCGTCTGCAGGTATGAATAAGTTGGTAGCAAATAAAAACTATTagaaaaaacttctatttGAAGAATGAGGGAATTTCCATGGATATTTTTGGTGAGTTGTTGACAACTTCGGGATTGATCGTGGATGACCGGATTACATGGCTTACGTTCTCATCGGGGTACGATTTTGGATACCTTTTAAAGTCGATCACCCTTGGTGAATTACCAAAAGAGGTTGGTCAATAGTTTTCTCTTGTGATCTCgttatatttgtttgttgtatttttctttaactttaGGAGTCACAATTCTTCCAATTCCATCGTGCTCTTTTTCCCCGTTGTTATGATATTAAACTCATGCTACGGATGCCAGGAGCCTTCAACACAAAGCTCAAGGGTGGTTTGCAAGAGGTACTTGTAAGTTACTGACCATTTATGCTGTTTCATTCTTAAGTTTccttgcaaaattttgaacttaGCAAAACTTTGTAGTCCAGAGTTGTAATATGAATATTCTTGCACAGTGTGAGTGACTGCATTGGAAATTGATGATCTCGATCATAGTGCCGAGATTTCTTGACTGTtatctgaaagaaaagatttagTTTATTGCGTTTAACTATCGGAAATATCAACAGTCTGCTATATAATTGCAATTTGTTTTGCAAGGAAGTAGGATTTCATCTAGTTGTGCAAAACACTTTACTCGCGTAGGTCTTAATGTCCTAATCCCTATTGTATAGCctctttgatttgatttctattccaaaaaaaatgtaatgctAGTGACAATGAGTGAAATTCTAGCATCGATTTTGCTACAGTTCTTTGTTCTTCTATGGGTCTATGGTTTTCGCTACTTTGTCATTTTCCCCTCGAAATCAGCTTTATTTTAGGTGGCGGATCAACTGGATGTGAAACGACACGGTATGCGTCATCAAGCCGGATCGGATGCTTTGCTTACCGCTAAAAccttctttaaaataaaacagcaGTTTTTCAACGACAATTGGGACAAGGTGAGGCTAACCAGGTTCTGTTCTCGTCGCAGACACAAACTCATTGGACCAGTTGTATGAAGTTTGAAGGGAACGATTCaaaaaagatggaattttGCTATTTGCACACACTAAATGGTTAAATACTACTGCATTTTCTTC
Coding sequences within it:
- a CDS encoding hypothetical protein (NECATOR_CHRIV.G13782.T2); its protein translation is MVIFGLMFNLWRCGRSSLVSLSRLGQASVLSCNKVCFSNKFLYSSVYRSAAAFHTTSIRLSNEQEKGKSKWPFHMTMTEEQKEEKKQKIKEMSEEEHPKTMFGKIKYYLKRYWYIAVPAHMVSSTLWFGGMYAIAHFGVDVIALLRFLHMPTVVIEKIENVPPSAGALVVALLLYKVATPLRYTTTLVLIQAAFWTLRRMGKLRTAREVEFKMRTEYEKNKLKYGRKLYRYRHLGVRDVSRKSSQGHIRRESTTDKSERKN
- a CDS encoding hypothetical protein (NECATOR_CHRIV.G13783.T1) — translated: MWALLLVALASSALAFKCESPKHSATSFSTTDGFFHFHTTFIAEFTLQCSNSVKDAPFFAVVNGNIYSVAVSVETAKYQVSWAQEHDQSDAQTFAIKIFDEDGIASYRKDPNTAPLFTIDHYHPGLTRKPFVSSETVALFLCVAALYYAIKQKSEITH
- a CDS encoding hypothetical protein (NECATOR_CHRIV.G13784.T1), which produces MGYGVGKQGALAPVQFGCLQCDILLSGPAASKSAPSFRTVLVINQLFALFILLEFMSGNQEVRIHDVWNSNVEEEFAKMRTLIEDYPFVAMDTEFPGVVATPLGTFKSKEDFNYQQVSCNVNMLKLIQVGFALVDEKGELPPTGDVWQFNFHFSLTDDMYSQESVEMLRAAGIDFNRLQNEGISMDIFGELLTTSGLIVDDRITWLTFSSGYDFGYLLKSITLGELPKEESQFFQFHRALFPRCYDIKLMLRMPGAFNTKLKGGLQEVLVADQLDVKRHGMRHQAGSDALLTAKTFFKIKQQFFNDNWDKVSRLVQGHLFGLGSSLSLSQSAHKLEDLDREKEVVAVS
- a CDS encoding hypothetical protein (NECATOR_CHRIV.G13784.T3); the protein is MGYGVGKQGALAPVQFGCLQCDILLSGPAASKSAPSFRTVLVINQLFALWIHSSGVHEWQSRSQDT
- a CDS encoding hypothetical protein (NECATOR_CHRIV.G13784.T4), with amino-acid sequence MRTLIEDYPFVAMDTEFPGVVATPLGTFKSKEDFNYQQVSCNVNMLKLIQVGFALVDEKGELPPTGDVWQFNFHFSLTDDMYSQESVEMLRAAGIDFNRLQNEGISMDIFGELLTTSGLIVDDRITWLTFSSGYDFGYLLKSITLGELPKEESQFFQFHRALFPRCYDIKLMLRMPGAFNTKLKGGLQEVLVADQLDVKRHGMRHQAGSDALLTAKTFFKIKQQFFNDNWDKVSRLVQGHLFGLGSSLSLSQSAHKLEDLDREKEVVAVRKDLDQIHEDLKPNKAAKLLRQEVDFDLPGDGQFYCIECERYFIDGKTRSDHRKSKLHKNRVRSLKEVPYSMKEAEAAAGHGTYKHVTLKSKLVPEEKMDDDIKKEKPDEAEDS
- a CDS encoding hypothetical protein (NECATOR_CHRIV.G13784.T5); this encodes MRTLIEDYPFVAMDTEFPGVVATPLGTFKSKEDFNYQQVSCNVNMLKLIQVGFALVDEKGELPPTGDVWQFNFHFSLTDDMYSQESVEMLRAAGIDFNRLQNEGISMDIFGELLTTSGLIVDDRITWLTFSSGYDFGYLLKSITLGELPKEESQFFQFHRALFPRCYDIKLMLRMPGAFNTKLKGGLQEVADQLDVKRHGMRHQAGSDALLTAKTFFKIKQQFFNDNWDKVSRLVQGHLFGLGSSLSLSQSAHKLEDLDREKEVVAVRKDLDQIHEDLKPNKAAKLLRQEVDFDLPGDGQFYCIECERYFIDGKTRSDHRKSKLHKNRVRSLKEVPYSMKEAEAAAGHGTYKHVTLKSKLVPEEKMDDDIKKEKPDEAEDS